In the genome of Pseudomonas sp. HS6, one region contains:
- a CDS encoding NAD(P)-dependent alcohol dehydrogenase yields MSDTMQRWEISAFGLDNLNRVQAPLPAPKAGEILVKIDAVSLNYRDTQVAENGMTAALRFPFTPASDMAGTVVAVGEGVTRFKIGEKVISTYITNWIDGNPKTWAEMPTQGGPIPGMLAQYVVTPADWCVRAPKNLSAVEASTLPIAALTAWMALIELGHLHAGQTVVVQGTGGVSLFAVQLAAASGAKVIVTSSSDAKIDQALALGATHGINRTTTPDWHTAVLELTGGRGADHILEMAGGDNLGRSLQAVVPGGRVSIIGLLDSDELRTPIMPLLGSRASIVAVAVGPRRALEDLVRMIDHHEIKPVIDATYAFDQVPKAFAHLNRGAFGKVVVDFNKS; encoded by the coding sequence ATGTCCGACACAATGCAGCGCTGGGAAATTTCCGCTTTCGGCCTCGACAACCTCAACCGCGTCCAGGCTCCGCTTCCGGCACCGAAGGCCGGGGAAATTCTGGTGAAAATCGACGCCGTCTCACTCAATTACCGCGACACCCAAGTGGCAGAAAACGGCATGACCGCCGCGCTGAGGTTTCCCTTCACGCCGGCGTCGGACATGGCTGGCACCGTGGTGGCGGTCGGCGAGGGTGTGACCCGCTTCAAGATCGGCGAGAAAGTCATCTCCACTTACATTACCAACTGGATCGACGGCAATCCGAAGACTTGGGCCGAGATGCCGACCCAGGGCGGGCCGATTCCGGGCATGCTGGCACAGTACGTCGTCACGCCGGCCGACTGGTGCGTCCGCGCACCGAAAAACCTCAGCGCGGTCGAGGCCAGCACCTTGCCGATTGCCGCGTTGACCGCGTGGATGGCCCTGATCGAGCTGGGCCATCTTCACGCCGGGCAAACCGTGGTGGTGCAGGGCACTGGCGGTGTCTCGCTGTTCGCCGTGCAACTGGCGGCGGCCAGCGGTGCGAAAGTCATTGTGACCAGCAGCAGCGACGCAAAGATCGATCAGGCACTCGCGCTGGGTGCCACTCATGGCATCAACCGCACCACCACACCGGACTGGCACACCGCCGTACTGGAACTGACGGGCGGACGCGGTGCCGACCACATTCTGGAAATGGCCGGTGGCGACAACCTTGGGCGTTCGCTGCAAGCGGTGGTGCCCGGCGGCCGGGTGTCGATCATCGGCCTGCTGGACTCCGACGAACTGCGCACACCGATCATGCCGTTGCTCGGCAGCCGCGCATCGATTGTCGCTGTAGCGGTCGGGCCGCGCCGGGCGCTGGAGGATCTGGTGCGGATGATCGATCACCACGAGATCAAACCGGTGATCGATGCGACCTATGCCTTCGACCAGGTGCCCAAAGCGTTCGCCCATCTCAATCGCGGGGCGTTCGGCAAGGTTGTGGTCGATTTCAACAAATCCTGA
- a CDS encoding LysR family transcriptional regulator has translation MDSLTALNVFVSVAETRSFVASGRLLGVSASAIGKSIVRLEERFGVRLFNRSTRSVTLTDDGTRFLERSLRILAEIEAAEVEFSQTNATPRGRLKISLPLVGEPFLPALARFKKTYPAVDLDLTFDDRRVDVIEEGYDAVLRAGDVRDSSLTSRLIGSYRMIMVGAPEYFQAHGVPQQASELLGHSCIQFRFPNTGKLQVWPLREVGQEVDLPLPTSMVCNNLEARICFALQGLGIAYLPDFCVGEALANGQLQRVLPDCSETGVYRIMWPSGKHPQLKLRVFIDFLKEHLFPGQALV, from the coding sequence ATGGACAGCCTGACTGCGTTGAACGTGTTTGTTTCAGTGGCGGAAACCCGCAGCTTTGTCGCCAGCGGTCGCCTGCTCGGGGTGTCAGCCTCGGCCATTGGCAAAAGCATCGTGCGCCTGGAGGAACGCTTCGGTGTGCGCCTGTTCAACCGAAGCACCCGCAGCGTCACACTGACCGACGACGGCACACGATTTCTGGAGCGCAGCCTGCGCATCCTCGCCGAGATCGAAGCGGCGGAAGTCGAGTTTTCCCAGACCAACGCGACCCCGCGCGGTCGCCTGAAGATCAGCCTGCCGCTGGTGGGCGAGCCTTTCTTGCCGGCTCTGGCCCGGTTCAAGAAGACCTATCCGGCGGTGGACCTTGACCTGACGTTCGATGACCGCCGGGTCGATGTGATCGAGGAAGGCTACGACGCGGTGTTGCGTGCCGGCGATGTCCGCGACTCCAGCCTCACGTCGCGCCTGATCGGCAGCTATCGGATGATCATGGTCGGTGCCCCGGAATACTTTCAGGCCCACGGCGTGCCGCAGCAGGCCAGTGAACTGCTCGGTCATTCATGCATTCAATTTCGCTTTCCCAACACCGGCAAGCTTCAGGTCTGGCCGTTGCGCGAGGTTGGCCAGGAAGTGGATCTACCGCTGCCGACCTCGATGGTCTGCAACAATCTCGAAGCGCGGATCTGCTTTGCCCTGCAAGGGCTGGGGATTGCCTATCTGCCGGACTTCTGCGTCGGCGAAGCGCTGGCCAACGGCCAATTGCAACGGGTCCTGCCGGACTGCTCGGAGACGGGCGTCTATCGGATCATGTGGCCTTCAGGCAAACACCCGCAGTTGAAGCTGCGGGTTTTCATCGATTTCCTCAAGGAACATCTGTTTCCCGGGCAGGCGCTGGTTTGA
- a CDS encoding MFS transporter, whose translation MNRSPHPMSVMPFIILGLFGLYTLELGVVGILPLIVERFGVSVAQAGLLMSLFAFIVALSGPFLVLLFSRFDRKKVLVGALLCFSVSSVLSAYAPNYSTLMALRIVPAMLHPVFFSAAFAAAISLYPKERATHATTVAFIGTTLGLVFGVPITAWVAGRFSYEASILFCAVATLLAGLGLLLRLPRQTAAPESFASQLSILKKPAVWLAIIATVLVFTTKFAVYSYAAEYLKNQTGLDGETISFLLVIFGVGGVLGNLLAGRMLATHLVATAVLFPILLSIAYLILATFGSASLGSMLLIVLLWGAIHTSGMIITQMWLTSAAPEAHSFATSLYVSAANAGIALGSWIGGVFIDTWGLPGTIWCGLLFALLSLLTIGARAMFYGGHQKRPDLCGASAA comes from the coding sequence ATGAATCGTTCTCCCCATCCCATGTCCGTCATGCCCTTCATCATTCTCGGGCTGTTCGGGCTGTACACCCTGGAGCTCGGCGTGGTCGGCATCCTGCCGCTGATCGTCGAACGCTTCGGCGTCAGCGTCGCCCAGGCCGGGCTGTTGATGAGTCTGTTCGCGTTTATCGTGGCGTTGTCCGGTCCGTTTCTGGTGTTGCTGTTTTCGCGTTTCGACCGCAAGAAAGTGCTAGTTGGCGCGCTGTTGTGTTTTTCCGTCAGCAGCGTGCTGTCGGCCTATGCGCCGAACTACTCGACGCTGATGGCGCTGCGGATTGTCCCGGCGATGCTGCATCCGGTGTTCTTCTCGGCAGCGTTTGCCGCAGCGATTTCGTTGTATCCCAAGGAGCGTGCCACCCACGCCACTACGGTGGCGTTCATTGGCACCACCCTCGGTCTGGTGTTCGGCGTGCCGATCACCGCGTGGGTCGCCGGGCGTTTTTCCTATGAGGCGTCGATCCTGTTCTGCGCGGTGGCGACTTTGCTGGCGGGACTCGGCCTGTTGCTCAGGCTGCCTCGGCAAACGGCTGCGCCAGAGAGTTTCGCCAGCCAGTTGTCGATCCTGAAAAAGCCTGCGGTGTGGCTAGCGATCATTGCCACGGTGTTGGTGTTCACCACCAAGTTCGCGGTGTACAGCTATGCCGCCGAGTACCTGAAAAATCAAACCGGCCTGGACGGTGAAACCATCAGTTTTCTATTGGTAATTTTCGGGGTGGGCGGGGTGCTGGGCAACCTGCTGGCCGGTCGCATGCTGGCGACGCATCTGGTGGCGACGGCGGTGCTGTTTCCGATTCTGCTGAGTATCGCGTACCTGATTCTGGCCACGTTCGGCAGCGCGTCGCTTGGCTCGATGCTGTTGATCGTTCTGCTGTGGGGCGCGATTCACACCAGCGGCATGATCATCACCCAGATGTGGCTGACCAGCGCCGCGCCCGAAGCGCATTCGTTCGCCACCAGCCTGTATGTGTCGGCCGCCAATGCCGGAATTGCGCTCGGTTCATGGATCGGCGGGGTGTTCATCGACACCTGGGGCCTGCCGGGCACGATCTGGTGCGGGTTGCTGTTTGCGCTGTTGTCGTTGCTCACGATTGGCGCCAGGGCGATGTTCTACGGCGGTCACCAAAAGCGCCCCGACCTGTGCGGTGCAAGCGCCGCTTAG
- a CDS encoding LysR family transcriptional regulator gives MRDQEFGHLRAFFAVARELNFSRAAQSLGVSPSALSQTIKGLEERLGVRLLNRTTRSVSTTEAGTRLFERLGEIFADLDAALEQLNDYRDTPVGTLRICAPQVAMLHFIQPILPSFQAAYPDIKLELTTDDSTADIVAQGYDAAIRLGEFIEQDMVALKLSEPLTQIAIASPQYLEGKSHPNEPADLLDHRCVNWRRSGETGLYKWRFFRDGMPFELSVKGSLVVSDCAVAMQSALDGLGITVWIREWIKDELDSGALVALLEEWSTPFPAFYLYYPSNRQMSSALQAFIAALRKAH, from the coding sequence ATGCGCGATCAAGAGTTTGGCCATCTCAGGGCGTTTTTCGCCGTTGCACGGGAGCTCAATTTCTCCCGCGCTGCGCAATCGCTGGGGGTTTCGCCGTCGGCGCTGAGCCAGACCATCAAGGGCCTGGAAGAACGACTGGGTGTGCGCCTGCTCAATCGCACCACGCGCAGTGTGTCGACCACCGAGGCTGGAACCCGGTTGTTCGAACGCCTGGGCGAGATCTTTGCCGACCTGGATGCGGCGCTGGAACAGCTCAATGATTACCGTGACACCCCGGTCGGCACCCTGCGCATCTGCGCTCCGCAGGTGGCGATGCTGCACTTCATCCAGCCTATCCTGCCGTCGTTCCAGGCAGCCTATCCGGATATCAAACTCGAGCTGACCACCGACGACAGCACCGCCGACATCGTCGCCCAGGGCTACGACGCGGCGATTCGCCTCGGTGAGTTCATCGAACAGGACATGGTCGCGCTCAAGCTCAGCGAACCCCTGACTCAGATCGCGATTGCTTCACCGCAATACCTTGAGGGCAAAAGTCATCCGAACGAGCCTGCCGATCTGCTGGATCATCGCTGCGTGAACTGGCGCCGCTCCGGCGAAACCGGCTTATACAAATGGCGGTTTTTCCGCGACGGCATGCCGTTCGAGTTGAGTGTGAAGGGTTCACTGGTGGTGAGCGACTGCGCCGTTGCCATGCAATCGGCGCTGGATGGGCTGGGCATCACGGTATGGATCCGTGAATGGATCAAGGACGAACTGGACAGCGGCGCGCTGGTGGCGCTGCTGGAAGAGTGGTCGACACCCTTCCCCGCGTTCTATCTGTATTACCCGAGCAACCGGCAGATGTCGTCGGCGCTGCAGGCCTTCATCGCCGCGTTGCGCAAGGCTCACTAA